The genomic region CGGTGGGCGTCCACGTCGGCGATCACCTCCCGGGCGCCTCCGGCGGCGAGCACCCGGACCGCCTCGGCCAGCAGCTCACCGCGCGCCGCGTCGTCGAGCAGGCCGAGGTACGCCAGAAGTGGGTAGCAGGCGTCACCGGCGGTGCCGACCAGGCCCACCGGTTGCCCGGCCCGCACCCCGACGCGCCACTTGTCGGTCGACTCCCCCAGCCAGGCGAGCGGATCGCTGGCCAGGTCGACGCCGGCGACGGCACGCGCGATCTCCATGCCGGTCAGCACGTCCGGCTCCGCGACCCGGGCGACCAGGGCGTTGATCTCGGCCGCGTCCACTGGTGGACGGAAGCTGTACCGCCCGGAGGTCGTCGGCAGCGGCGTGCCCGTCCACGAGCACCTCAGCCGCTCACCGTGTTCGACAAGCCCGGCGAGCCGCGCCGCCTCCATCGGCGCGGTGACGACGGCCAGCACCTCGGGTCGGCGTCGCCAGTGCGCGGGCAGGGCGGCGTAGTACCGACGGGGACCGCCCAGCGCCTCGTGGGCGGCGTGCAGCAGCGCGGCGCCCACCTCCGGCTCGGCGGCCAGGTCGAACCGTTCCAGCCAGGGGGCGCCCACCGCCCCGGGCGGGAGCAGCCACGCCGCCCGGCCGACCACCCGGCCGCCGCGCAGGGCGACCCAGGTTCTCTCGGGCCGATAGCCGCCGCCGGTGATGCCGTCGGCGTACGCGATCTGCCGCAGCTGGGGCAGCGGATCGATCATGGAGTCGAACAGGTTTTCCTCGCCCGCGACGAGCGGGCGGATGACCAGAGTGGTCATTGGTGGACCTCCGGAAAGCGAGCGCCCCGGGTCAGATCCGCGTGGACGCCTGTGCGCGGAGGGGGCGCAGAACATCGGACATTGTTCTGACCTCCTCTCGGCTCGACGGCGTGCCCGCCAACATACGCGAAACGCCAGCACCCCACAATGCCCGGCTCACAACGTCGGGTTGGTCTCCGAGCCGCGTCTGTGGACCTGCCCGTCGGCGACGGCGATGCCGGCGAGGATCAACGCGGCCACGGCGGTCACGGCGACCGGTGGGAGGAAGACGCTGGGCAGCGCGGCCACCGCCAGCACCAGCGCGCCGACGAACAACATCTGGCAGCGCGGAGCGGACCGGTACCTGCGCTCCAAATAGCTCCGGCCGATCAGGAACAGCACCGGGCCGCCGAAGATGATGGCCACCAGAGCCCAGTCGATGGGCGGGTGGGGATCCTCGATGACCTGCCCGAAGCCGACGGCGGTGCAGATGATGCCACCGACGATCAACAGCAGGCTGTAACTCGCCCACCGGGACAGCTCCAGGCCCTCGCCGGTGGCGCTGCCGGTGGGCTGCCGGCCCGGTCCGACGTGGTAGAAGTAGATCCGCCAGAAGGCCACCACCGACACGAACGCCGCGACCAGCGTGATGGTCCGTCCGGTCGAGAAGCCGGGAAAGCTGACTGCGGCGCCGGCTTCGAGCACCACCTCGGCCAGCGCGATCATGAAGAACTGGTTGAACCGCTCGGCGAGGTGCACCTGAGAGACCTCGGCCATGCTGGCGAGCGGTCGTCGGCCGCGCCGGGGCACGGGCCAGGTGGTCGCGGCCCCGATCAGCTCGACGGCCACCGCGAGGGTCCAGAAGACGCCCCGGCCGAGGCCTCCGTCGATGCCGCCACTGATCCAGAGCGCGCCGGACACCGTGTGCCAGGTGAGCACCCGGACCGCGAACGACTGGCTCGGATGGCCCCGCAGCGCGAACGTCAGGTAGAGCGGTCTGCCGATCTGGATGAGGACGTAGGTGCAGGCGAAGATCACGCCGCGCTGGCCGAACGCCTGCGGCAGGGAGACCGCAAGCACCAGTGTGCCGAACATCGTCGCCAGCAGGACGACCTGCAGATCGGTGCGCCGGGGGTCGTAGGTGCTCGCCAACTGGGCGTTGAGGGCCCAGATCATCCACACCGCAGTGAAGAACAGCAGCGTCTGGCCCGCTTCGGACAGCAGTGTGTGCCGGACGATGGTCAGGTCGTCGGCGACCCGCCCGGCGAGACGGGCGAGCGCGAAGACGTACACGATGTCGAAGAGCAGCTCCAGGACGGTCGCCGAGCGCGGGCTCCTGCTGTCGGCCAGCCCGCGCATCCAGGTGCGCGTCAGCATGGCCGCACCCCCTCGCCGACCGGTCCCGCCTCGTACCCGTTGAGGGGACTTTATCCCGGTCTGTCGGTACGCCCGGCGGTTATGCCGGATCGCCCGGCGGACGGTCGCCGATGCCGCCTCGCGCTCGACCGACCCCGCGCCGCCACCGCCTCGGACGCCTCGTCCGGGCCCGCCGCCGCGGTCGCACCCGCCGGTCCGTCCGCAGGCCCGCGCGGCCGAGCAGCCGGATCAGCAGCCAGCAGAACAGCGCCAACGCGCCGAACAGAGCGATGGTCACGATCCGCCAACGCATGCTGTCGACCTGCAACATCTCCGGCAGGAGCGCCGCGACGCCGGCGACCGCGGTGACCGCGAACAGCCACTGCAGACGCTGCTGGAACAGCGCCGTCTGCAACCCGAAGAGCTGGCTCAGATTGCTGCGCAGCAGTTCGAGGCGCTGCCGGGCCGCCTGGAGGTGCCGGGGAACCCGCAGCCCGTCGATGAGGAACGTGGCAACCGCGATGCGCATCGGATCGCGGTACATGAGGTCCACGTTGCCGACCTCGGCCAACCCTCGGCTCAGTTGCAGTTGGACCCGCGCCAGTTGGGTGATGCGCGCGCCGAGCGAGTGACCAGGCCCGACGAGTTCGTCGCGGTCGTTCGGGTCCACCCCCACCCACAATTGGCAGAAGAACCACTGGGCGTGGATCTGGCCGTACATGTCCTGGACCATCCGTACGGCCGTCGGCGCACTCTCCACCCCGTCGTGCAGGACGGCCACGGTGGACCAGCCGGTGGTGCGGACCAGCAGGCCGGGCAGGCGCAGCGGCCCGTCGTCGGCCGCCGAGCCCGAGGTCACCGGCAGGGCGGAGAGCCGCAGCAGCGACTCGACGAGCGGGTCGTTCTCGTTCCGCTCGGGACCGCGCAGGACGAAGAACTGACGCATGTTCTGGAACGGGTAACGGCGTTCCCGAGGCTCGAAGCCCTCCGACGCGCGCAGGATGGCGCGGACCGCCTGCACGTGGGCGGCCACGGTCAGCCCGCCGTGCTCCCGGGGCTCGGCCTCGATCACGCTGAGGTGCCCGGCCAGGTTCGGCGGGAAGGTGTCCAGGTCGCGCAGGTGCCGGAAGTAGTCGAGGGTGTTCTCGCGCACGAGGTCGTCGTAGAACCGGCAGATCTCCTCGGTGCCGACCGCCGGCTCCGGCGCGGCGAACCGCAGATCCACCGAGATCACGCCGAGCGCCGGGTAGATCACGATCCGGGTGCTTGTCGCCCAGGTCGTACGGCCGATCCGCACCGGCGACGTGCCGAGGGAGATCTGCAGCACCGGCGGATGGGTGGCCAGGTAGGAGATGTTGTACGCCCGGGTCTCCTCGTGCTGGACGACGTCGACCGAGGTGGCGCCGAGCCTGGCCAGCAGCGGGAGCGCCGGCTCGACGTCCTGCACCGTGCCGCCGAGGTCGAACTTGACAGGCACGTACACGTGATCGATATCGAGGGCCACGTATACATTCTGGGCGTACGGCACAACCGGGTTACCCGCCGAGGTGACCTACCGGAGGTCGACGTGGTCGCGCCACGAGTGCCGGGGCTCGTAGCCCAGCACCCGCCGCGCCTTGTCGATGCTGAGCAGGGTCTCGTGCTCGCCGAGGTCCTTACGGATCTCGACACCCGGGTAGACCTCGGCCATCAGGCTGGCGCTCGACGAGGTCATGACGGTGTCGGCGTTGGCGATGATGAACACGTCCGCGCCGGGCCGGTCGTACGCGAGCGCCCGCTCGACCGCCTGGGCGCCGTCGCGGGCGTCGATGTAGCCCCACAGGTTCCACCGCCGGGAGTGCGGGTCGGCGTCGAAGGAGGGGAACGGCGCGTAGTCCTCGACGTCCATCACGTTGGAGAACCGCAGACCCACCATGACCAGCTCCGGGTCCCAGCGGCAGAAGTGCCGCGCCATCTCCTCCTCCAGGGCCTTGTTCAGCGAGTACGTCGACTCCGGTCGCGGCGCGTACTCCTCGTCGACGGGCGCGTACGGCGGCGGGGTGTCGAACGGCAGCCCGAGCACCGTCTCGCTGGACGCCCACACCACCCGCCGGATGCCGGCCGCCCGGGCGGCGGCGAAGACGTTGTACGTGGCGGCGGAGTTGTTCGCGAACGTGGCCGCGTTGGACATCAGCCCGGGCGCCGGAACCGCGGCCAGGTGCACGACGGCCTCGACGCCGCCGGCGTGCTCGTCGGCCCCTCCGGTGAACGCCTCCACCACCTGCCCGTAGTCGGTCAGGTCGACGAGCAGGAACTCGCCGTCGACGTCGCGGGGGTCGCGCCCGCCGACACGGTCCACGGCCAGCACGTCGACGCCCACGCCGCGCAGGTGGGCGACCACGGCGCGGCCGAGTTTGCCGGTGGCGCCGGTGACGACGACGCGTCCGGGGAGTACGGAGTCGGTCATGGCCCCATCCTCTCCGGCCGGCCGGGACACCCCGCACGCGGGTGCGTCCGCGCCGCCACCAGCCGCATCGATCAGGAATCGAGAAGTACGGGCCGGGGGTCCTACCTAGCATGGCCAGCATGGACATCACCATTCACACGACAGTTCTTCCGCACGTCGACCCGGACGCCTCGGTGGCCTTCTACCGCGACGTCCTCGGCTTCGAGGTCCGCACCGACGTCGGTCAGGGCACGATGCGGTGGATCACCGTCGGCCCCGTCGACCAGCCCGGCACGTCAATCCTGCTGGCGCCGCCGGCCGCCGACCCGGGCATCACCGAGGACGAGCGGCGCACCATCGCCGAGATGATGGCCAAGGGCACCTACGGGTGGATCCTGCTGGCCACCCACGACCTGGACGGCACCTTCGAGAAGGTGCAGGCCGGCGACGCCGAGGTCGTCCAGGAGCCGACCGAGCAGCCGTACGGCATCCGCGACTGCGCCTTCCGCGATCCGGCCGGCAACATGGTCCGCATCCAGGAACTGCGCTGAGCCATGTGTCTCGCCGCCTGGGGACGTGCACGCGCCGAGGCGCAGCACCAGAGGATCACGGATCTGACTGGAGGAGACATGGCGGGCGTGCCACCGCGTGGGCTCGAGGAGCGGCTGAGAGACACGCGCGAGAGGCTGGAGAGCGACATCGATCTGTGGGTCGCGACCTCGGGCTCGCCCGGCGGCGTACACCTCATTCCGCTGTCGTTTCTCTGGGACGGGACCGCCTTCCTTATCTCGACGCCGCGCGACTCGGTCACCGGCCGCAACCTTCTGGCGGATGCGCGGGTGCGGCTCAGCCTGGGGCCGACGCGCGACGTCGTCATCGTCGACGGCGTCGCCGAACCGGTGGACAGCACCGACCTCGGCCCTCGAAGGCGCGACGCGTTCGCGGCCAGGACGGGCTTCGACCCGAGCGGGCTGGACGAGCCCTACCAGTACTTCGTGATCCGGCCGCAGCGCATCCAGGCCTGGCGGGAGGCGAACGAGCTGCGGGGACGCGTCCTCATGCGCGACGGTCGTTGGCTCGACTGAGCCACTCGGCCTCCCGCGCGCCGCAATCCGCGTCCTGGCGTGCGCGGGCCGGGCGGGTGCGTACCGTGCAGGGGTAAACGCTCATGCGAGGAGGAGCCCTCATGTCCAAGCCACCGCTTCCCGAGGCCGCGGTCGAGATGCTGCAGAAGCCGAACCCGGCAGTCATGACGACGCTTCGCAACGGTGGTCAGCCGGTGTCCGCCGCGACCTGGTACCTGTGGGAGGACGGTCGGATCCTGGTGAACCTGGACGAGAGCCGCCGCCGGTTGGAGCACATCCGCAACGACCCCCGGGTGTCGCTCACGGTGCTTGACGAGGCCGGCTGGTACACCCACGTCAGCATCGTCGGGCACGTCGCCGAACTGCGCGCCGACGAGGATCTCGCGGACATCGACCGGCTGTCCCGGCACTACACGGGCAATGACTATCCCCGGCGGGAACGCGCTCGGGTCAGCGCCCTGATCGAGATCGACCGCTGGCACGGCTGGGGCTCGCTCAAGGACAACAGCCAGGTCGGCTGACCGCCCGCCGCAGGGACGGCGGCGGAGTGACGGCTCTTGACCGCAGAGCGTGATCGGCTTAACTTCATCAATCAGATAAGTGTCTTTACTAATTCTGCTTGATCCCTCGTGGGAGTGCCGATGCGACAACTGCGCCACCGCCGTTTCACCGCCGTCGTCGCCCTGGCGACACTGCTGCTCACCGCCGCCCCGCCCACCGTGGCGAGCGCCGGCGGCAGGCCCGACCGCCAGCCCGGCTACCACCGGGTCGGCTACTTCACCCAGTGGGGCATCTACGGCCGGGCCTTCACGATCAAGAAGCTCGACGCCTCCGGGGCGGCGAGCCGCCTCACCCACCTCAACTACGCCTTCGGCAACGTCAGCGAGGACGGCCGCTGCTATGTGGACGGCGGGCCGGGCGAGGGCGACGCCTGGGCCGACTACCAACGGCCGGTCCCCGCCGAGGAGAGCGTCGACGGCGTCGCCGACGCCCCCGGGCAGGCGCTCAACGGCAACTTCGGCCAGCTCGCCAAGCTGAAGGCCAAGCACCCCGACCTCAAGGTGCTGATCTCGCTTGGCGGATGGAGCTGGTCGACGTACTTCTCCAACGCCGCCCGCACCGACGCCTCCCGCAAGGCGTTCGTCGCGTCCTGCATCGACCTGTACCTCAAGGGCAACCTGCCCGGCAGCCCCGGTGCCGCGGCGGGCGTCTTCGACGGCGTCGACCTCGACTGGGAGTGGCCGAACTGGGACGGCGAGCCCGGCAACGTCATCCGCCCGGAGGACCGGGAGAACTTCACCAAGCTGCTCGCCGAGTTCCGCCGCCAGCTCGACGCGTACGGCCGCACGACAGGCGCGCACCACCCGCTGACCGCGTTCCTGCCCGCCAACCCGGCCACCATGGACGCCGGCTACGAGGGCCGCAAGATCTTCAAGTACCTCGACTTCGGCACCGTGCAGGGGTACGACTTCCACGGCGGCTGGGAGGCAGTTGCCAACCAGCAGTCCGCCCTGCGCGTGCCGGCGGGCTCGCCGGACAACCCGGACTTCTCCGTCGAGGTGGCGATCGACGGCTGGCTCGACCGTGGAGCGCCGCGCGGCAAGCTGGTCCTGGGCATCCCCTTCTACGGTCGCGGCTGGACCGGCGTCACCGGCGGCGGCAACGGGCTGTTCCAACCGGCCGCCGGGCCCGCCCCGGCGACGTACGAAGCCGGGTACGAGGACTACAAGCAGCTCAAGACCCTCGCCGGCAACGGGTACACCGTGCACCGCGACCTGCGCGCCGGACACGCCTGGCTCTTCGACGGTACGACCTTCTGGACGTACGACGATCCGGCAGTCGTGTTGCAGAAG from Micromonospora lupini harbors:
- a CDS encoding acetyltransferase, which produces MTTLVIRPLVAGEENLFDSMIDPLPQLRQIAYADGITGGGYRPERTWVALRGGRVVGRAAWLLPPGAVGAPWLERFDLAAEPEVGAALLHAAHEALGGPRRYYAALPAHWRRRPEVLAVVTAPMEAARLAGLVEHGERLRCSWTGTPLPTTSGRYSFRPPVDAAEINALVARVAEPDVLTGMEIARAVAGVDLASDPLAWLGESTDKWRVGVRAGQPVGLVGTAGDACYPLLAYLGLLDDAARGELLAEAVRVLAAGGAREVIADVDAHRVAVLAELERTGFRQLRSRVLFEPPAETA
- a CDS encoding low temperature requirement protein A, producing the protein MLTRTWMRGLADSRSPRSATVLELLFDIVYVFALARLAGRVADDLTIVRHTLLSEAGQTLLFFTAVWMIWALNAQLASTYDPRRTDLQVVLLATMFGTLVLAVSLPQAFGQRGVIFACTYVLIQIGRPLYLTFALRGHPSQSFAVRVLTWHTVSGALWISGGIDGGLGRGVFWTLAVAVELIGAATTWPVPRRGRRPLASMAEVSQVHLAERFNQFFMIALAEVVLEAGAAVSFPGFSTGRTITLVAAFVSVVAFWRIYFYHVGPGRQPTGSATGEGLELSRWASYSLLLIVGGIICTAVGFGQVIEDPHPPIDWALVAIIFGGPVLFLIGRSYLERRYRSAPRCQMLFVGALVLAVAALPSVFLPPVAVTAVAALILAGIAVADGQVHRRGSETNPTL
- a CDS encoding NAD-dependent epimerase/dehydratase family protein, which translates into the protein MTDSVLPGRVVVTGATGKLGRAVVAHLRGVGVDVLAVDRVGGRDPRDVDGEFLLVDLTDYGQVVEAFTGGADEHAGGVEAVVHLAAVPAPGLMSNAATFANNSAATYNVFAAARAAGIRRVVWASSETVLGLPFDTPPPYAPVDEEYAPRPESTYSLNKALEEEMARHFCRWDPELVMVGLRFSNVMDVEDYAPFPSFDADPHSRRWNLWGYIDARDGAQAVERALAYDRPGADVFIIANADTVMTSSSASLMAEVYPGVEIRKDLGEHETLLSIDKARRVLGYEPRHSWRDHVDLR
- a CDS encoding VOC family protein → MDITIHTTVLPHVDPDASVAFYRDVLGFEVRTDVGQGTMRWITVGPVDQPGTSILLAPPAADPGITEDERRTIAEMMAKGTYGWILLATHDLDGTFEKVQAGDAEVVQEPTEQPYGIRDCAFRDPAGNMVRIQELR
- a CDS encoding pyridoxamine 5'-phosphate oxidase family protein; translation: MAGVPPRGLEERLRDTRERLESDIDLWVATSGSPGGVHLIPLSFLWDGTAFLISTPRDSVTGRNLLADARVRLSLGPTRDVVIVDGVAEPVDSTDLGPRRRDAFAARTGFDPSGLDEPYQYFVIRPQRIQAWREANELRGRVLMRDGRWLD
- a CDS encoding PPOX class F420-dependent oxidoreductase, whose amino-acid sequence is MSKPPLPEAAVEMLQKPNPAVMTTLRNGGQPVSAATWYLWEDGRILVNLDESRRRLEHIRNDPRVSLTVLDEAGWYTHVSIVGHVAELRADEDLADIDRLSRHYTGNDYPRRERARVSALIEIDRWHGWGSLKDNSQVG
- a CDS encoding glycoside hydrolase family 18 protein, which encodes MRQLRHRRFTAVVALATLLLTAAPPTVASAGGRPDRQPGYHRVGYFTQWGIYGRAFTIKKLDASGAASRLTHLNYAFGNVSEDGRCYVDGGPGEGDAWADYQRPVPAEESVDGVADAPGQALNGNFGQLAKLKAKHPDLKVLISLGGWSWSTYFSNAARTDASRKAFVASCIDLYLKGNLPGSPGAAAGVFDGVDLDWEWPNWDGEPGNVIRPEDRENFTKLLAEFRRQLDAYGRTTGAHHPLTAFLPANPATMDAGYEGRKIFKYLDFGTVQGYDFHGGWEAVANQQSALRVPAGSPDNPDFSVEVAIDGWLDRGAPRGKLVLGIPFYGRGWTGVTGGGNGLFQPAAGPAPATYEAGYEDYKQLKTLAGNGYTVHRDLRAGHAWLFDGTTFWTYDDPAVVLQKMLYIRRTGLGGAMIWSLDGDDDNATLTKTIGLGLTTR